Proteins from a genomic interval of Streptococcus sp. D7B5:
- the rpmG gene encoding 50S ribosomal protein L33, translated as MRVNITLEHKESGERLYLTSKNKRNTPDRLQLKKYSPKLRKHVVFTEVK; from the coding sequence ATGCGCGTAAATATTACACTTGAACACAAAGAATCTGGTGAACGCTTGTACCTTACTTCTAAAAACAAACGTAACACTCCAGACCGTCTTCAATTGAAGAAATACTCACCAAAACTTCGCAAGCACGTAGTGTTTACAGAAGTTAAGTAG
- a CDS encoding potassium channel family protein, whose product MKRLKMLWHIMQVTGFTRFALSFVTFVFGSGGVLFLVEPAITNYGDGLWYAFVTSTTVGYGDLLAVTLIGRITSVFLTIYGLIFFGCLSAVIFNYYTNLNKERGEDK is encoded by the coding sequence ATGAAACGTTTAAAAATGTTATGGCATATTATGCAGGTTACGGGTTTTACTCGGTTTGCTCTGAGTTTTGTGACCTTTGTTTTTGGGTCAGGAGGCGTGCTTTTCCTAGTTGAACCTGCTATCACAAATTACGGAGACGGTCTTTGGTATGCTTTTGTGACTTCGACGACTGTCGGCTACGGGGATCTCCTAGCTGTGACCTTGATTGGAAGGATTACCAGTGTCTTCTTGACGATTTATGGGCTCATATTTTTTGGCTGTTTATCAGCTGTTATTTTTAATTATTATACCAATTTAAATAAGGAAAGAGGAGAGGACAAATGA
- the cadX gene encoding Cd(II)/Zn(II)-sensing metalloregulatory transcriptional regulator CadX, whose amino-acid sequence MKKDSICQVNIINQQNVTTATNYLEKEKVQKSLRILSKFTDNKQINIIFYLLAVEELCVCDIACLLNLSMASASHHLRKLANQNILDTRREGKIIYYFIKDEEIKDFFNQLG is encoded by the coding sequence ATGAAAAAAGATAGTATCTGCCAAGTGAATATTATAAATCAGCAAAATGTTACAACCGCAACGAACTACCTTGAAAAGGAAAAAGTCCAAAAATCACTTCGTATTTTATCAAAGTTTACCGATAATAAACAGATAAATATCATCTTTTATCTCCTTGCTGTTGAAGAACTCTGTGTCTGTGATATAGCCTGTTTACTAAATCTCAGTATGGCATCTGCCTCCCACCATCTTCGTAAACTAGCCAATCAAAACATCTTGGATACTAGAAGAGAGGGGAAAATTATATATTATTTTATAAAAGATGAGGAAATCAAAGACTTTTTTAATCAACTAGGATAA
- the ilvD gene encoding dihydroxy-acid dehydratase, with translation MTELDTRHRSSVYDSMVKSPNRAMLRATGMTDKDFETPIVGVISTWAENTPCNIHLHDFGKLAKEGVKSAGAWPVQFGTITVADGIAMGTPGMRFSLTSRDIIADSIEAAMGGHNVDAFVAIGGCDKNMPGSMIAIANMDIPAIFAYGGTIAPGNLDGKDIDLVSVFEGIGKWNHGDMTAEDVKRLECNACPGPGGCGGMYTANTMATAIEVLGMSLPGSSSHPAESADKKEDIEAAGRAVVKMLELGLKPSDILTREAFEDAITVTMALGGSTNATLHLLAIAHAANVDLSLEDFNTIQERVPHLADLKPSGQYVFQDLYEVGGVPAVMKYLLANGFLHGDRITCTGKTVAENLADFADLTPGQKVIMPLENPKRADGPLIILNGNLAPDGAVAKVSGVKVRRHVGPAKVFDSEEDAIQAVLTDEIVDGDVVVVRFVGPKGGPGMPEMLSLSSMIVGKGQGDKVALLTDGRFSGGTYGLVVGHIAPEAQDGGPIAYLRTGDIVTVDQDTKEISMAVSEEELEKRKAETTLPPLYSRGVLGKYAHIVSSASRGAVTDFWNMDKSGKK, from the coding sequence ATGACAGAATTAGATACACGTCACCGCAGTAGCGTTTATGACAGTATGGTGAAATCACCAAACCGTGCCATGCTTCGTGCCACTGGAATGACAGATAAGGACTTTGAAACACCGATTGTGGGAGTGATTTCAACTTGGGCGGAAAATACACCATGTAACATTCACTTGCATGATTTTGGGAAATTGGCTAAAGAAGGTGTCAAATCTGCGGGCGCTTGGCCTGTTCAGTTTGGAACCATTACCGTAGCAGACGGGATCGCCATGGGAACGCCTGGTATGCGTTTCTCTCTAACATCTCGTGACATCATCGCGGACTCTATTGAGGCTGCGATGGGTGGTCACAACGTGGATGCCTTTGTCGCTATCGGTGGCTGTGACAAGAACATGCCTGGTTCTATGATTGCCATTGCCAATATGGATATTCCAGCTATTTTCGCCTATGGTGGTACTATTGCACCGGGAAATCTTGATGGCAAAGACATTGACTTGGTTTCTGTCTTTGAGGGTATCGGAAAATGGAACCATGGTGACATGACAGCTGAGGACGTGAAACGTCTCGAATGTAATGCCTGCCCTGGCCCTGGTGGCTGTGGTGGTATGTATACAGCTAATACCATGGCAACTGCTATCGAAGTTCTCGGTATGAGTTTGCCAGGATCTTCATCTCATCCAGCTGAATCAGCTGACAAGAAAGAAGATATCGAAGCAGCAGGACGTGCTGTTGTCAAGATGCTGGAGCTTGGTCTCAAACCATCAGATATCTTGACTCGTGAAGCTTTTGAAGATGCCATCACTGTAACTATGGCTCTCGGTGGTTCTACAAATGCCACTCTTCACTTGCTTGCCATTGCCCATGCGGCTAATGTTGACTTGTCACTTGAGGACTTCAATACGATCCAAGAGCGCGTGCCTCACTTGGCTGACTTGAAACCATCTGGTCAGTATGTCTTTCAAGACCTCTACGAAGTCGGTGGTGTCCCTGCGGTTATGAAATACCTCTTGGCAAATGGTTTCCTTCATGGCGACCGCATCACATGTACTGGTAAGACAGTCGCTGAAAACTTGGCTGACTTTGCAGACCTTACACCAGGCCAAAAAGTCATTATGCCACTTGAAAATCCAAAACGTGCAGACGGTCCGCTTATCATCTTGAATGGGAACCTTGCCCCTGATGGTGCGGTTGCTAAAGTATCAGGTGTGAAAGTGCGTCGCCACGTTGGACCAGCTAAGGTCTTTGACTCAGAAGAAGATGCTATCCAGGCTGTTCTGACAGATGAAATCGTTGATGGCGATGTAGTTGTTGTCCGTTTCGTTGGGCCTAAGGGTGGTCCTGGTATGCCTGAGATGCTATCCCTTTCATCCATGATCGTTGGTAAAGGTCAAGGAGACAAGGTTGCCCTCTTGACGGATGGACGCTTCTCTGGTGGTACTTATGGTCTGGTTGTCGGACATATCGCTCCTGAAGCTCAGGATGGTGGACCGATTGCTTACCTCCGTACAGGTGATATCGTTACGGTTGACCAAGATACCAAAGAAATTTCCATGGCCGTATCAGAAGAAGAACTTGAAAAACGCAAGGCAGAAACAACATTGCCACCTCTTTACAGCCGTGGTGTTCTCGGTAAATATGCCCATATCGTATCATCTGCTTCACGCGGAGCCGTGACAGACTTCTGGAATATGGACAAGTCAGGTAAAAAGTAA
- a CDS encoding DNA cytosine methyltransferase — MIKTIDLFAGAGGLSLGFLMTGKYQIVAAAEINKNARETYKTNITKDNDNFEFIENVIDYDFSTLNSRFENSIDVVIGGPPCQGFSNANRQKNHLISMNNSLVKEYFRAIRQIRPKAFVMENVSMLESETHRFYESRKDNDEIDSLIANGYDIPKRMDTLVLSKVSFDGIDMCRLPESDLREIFIPKQLTHLLSVLQKNINNPRRLPNFLLKNKATIEKLINSYICSEDFANSTAKQQIISKLETIKCELENSRPEKASEELDYIVGLQKLIKSISEITENELIGNYEYSAEDGLRFIVNSYSVIDYINAILGDEYIQKGNVFNAKWFGVPQERRRYIVVGIRRDIYIDKDIDLILPNETIANKIPTVGEAILDLSNYEVGYKLHYTPIPYVEKKGISSYARSMRKGSKSVKNHITTKSTDKALERFKKIKQGKNFHSLGIEDKDTYSKPERTQNTIYLRLDPNKPSGTVVNVRKSMWIHPILDRAITVREAARLQSFPDSFEFIGTKDSQYQQVGNAVPPLLAKGIADLIFKYLQ, encoded by the coding sequence ATGATAAAAACAATTGATTTATTTGCAGGTGCAGGAGGATTAAGTCTTGGATTTCTTATGACCGGAAAATATCAGATTGTTGCTGCTGCGGAAATTAATAAAAATGCACGAGAAACTTATAAGACTAACATTACAAAAGATAATGATAACTTTGAATTTATAGAAAATGTTATTGATTATGATTTTTCAACCCTAAACTCAAGATTTGAAAACTCAATTGATGTTGTAATAGGCGGACCTCCTTGTCAAGGATTTTCAAATGCTAATAGGCAAAAAAATCATTTGATTAGCATGAATAACAGCTTAGTTAAAGAATACTTCAGAGCTATCCGACAAATTCGTCCGAAAGCTTTTGTTATGGAAAATGTTAGCATGCTTGAGTCAGAAACCCACAGATTTTATGAATCCCGCAAAGATAACGATGAAATAGACTCACTTATCGCAAATGGATATGATATCCCAAAAAGAATGGATACATTAGTACTATCAAAAGTTTCGTTTGATGGTATAGATATGTGTAGACTACCTGAGTCCGACTTGAGAGAAATATTTATTCCGAAACAGTTAACACATCTTTTATCTGTATTGCAAAAAAATATCAATAATCCAAGAAGACTGCCAAACTTTCTTTTAAAAAATAAAGCTACAATTGAAAAACTAATTAATTCATATATCTGTAGCGAAGATTTTGCTAATTCAACAGCAAAGCAACAAATAATATCAAAATTAGAAACAATAAAATGTGAGTTAGAGAATAGCCGTCCTGAAAAAGCATCTGAGGAATTGGACTACATAGTCGGTTTACAAAAGCTGATAAAGTCCATTTCAGAAATAACCGAAAACGAATTAATTGGGAATTATGAATATTCCGCTGAAGATGGTTTGCGTTTTATAGTTAATTCATATTCTGTTATTGATTATATTAATGCGATTCTTGGAGACGAATATATTCAAAAAGGTAATGTATTTAATGCCAAATGGTTTGGTGTCCCACAGGAACGTCGAAGGTATATAGTTGTAGGAATAAGACGCGATATATACATAGACAAAGATATTGATTTGATTTTGCCAAATGAAACTATAGCCAATAAAATTCCTACTGTAGGTGAGGCAATTTTAGATCTTTCGAATTATGAGGTTGGCTATAAACTACACTATACTCCAATCCCTTATGTAGAAAAAAAAGGTATAAGTAGCTATGCTCGCTCTATGCGCAAGGGTAGTAAGAGTGTTAAAAACCATATAACAACGAAAAGCACAGATAAAGCATTAGAGCGTTTCAAGAAAATTAAACAAGGAAAGAATTTCCACAGTCTTGGTATTGAAGATAAGGATACATATTCAAAACCCGAAAGGACACAGAACACAATATATTTGAGGCTTGACCCAAATAAACCTAGTGGAACAGTGGTAAATGTTCGTAAATCCATGTGGATACATCCAATACTGGATAGAGCAATAACTGTCAGAGAAGCAGCAAGACTTCAGTCTTTCCCTGATTCCTTCGAGTTTATTGGCACTAAAGATTCCCAATATCAGCAAGTTGGAAACGCCGTGCCACCACTATTAGCCAAAGGAATTGCAGATTTAATCTTTAAATATTTACAATAA
- a CDS encoding DUF389 domain-containing protein, producing the protein MTANYSTREYREKLYDDLHVRLRDTAILMCAIFIASIGLNMNSTAVIIGAMLISPLMTPIVGLGFGLAIFDTRLIKQSLEVLLTQVLVSLLVSTLYFWISPLSYASSELIARTSPTIWDVLIAIAGGIAGVIGSRKKEANNIVPGVAIATALMPPICTAGYGLANGNVRFLLGALYLFLINCVFIMLANIVGTRILMRKSPLTSFKELSIKMRIGLISLIVLLILPASYSAVTLTIEQARKEGIKQFVGKEFANYTVINQVYKSSNNELVLTVVGDPISEEELETLHQKQASYGIQSVQLKVNQVQNSPTLDSEATKEFYENIDKYIDQKLSEKDSQNDLVKENEADKD; encoded by the coding sequence ATGACTGCCAATTATTCAACACGGGAATACCGTGAGAAATTATACGATGACCTTCATGTTCGATTGAGAGATACAGCGATTTTGATGTGTGCAATTTTTATTGCCTCTATCGGACTAAATATGAATTCAACAGCTGTCATTATAGGAGCCATGTTGATTTCACCTCTCATGACACCGATTGTTGGACTGGGATTCGGTTTAGCTATTTTTGATACGCGTTTAATCAAGCAATCTCTAGAGGTTTTATTGACTCAAGTGTTGGTCAGTTTGCTTGTCTCGACTCTGTATTTCTGGATTTCTCCCTTGTCTTATGCAAGTAGCGAGTTGATTGCACGAACCTCTCCAACCATTTGGGATGTCCTCATTGCTATTGCTGGTGGGATTGCTGGTGTGATCGGTTCAAGGAAAAAAGAAGCAAACAATATCGTGCCAGGAGTAGCCATTGCTACAGCTCTGATGCCGCCTATCTGTACTGCTGGCTATGGTTTAGCTAATGGGAATGTACGATTTTTATTGGGGGCTCTCTATCTTTTCTTGATCAACTGTGTCTTTATCATGCTAGCCAACATTGTTGGAACAAGAATTTTGATGAGAAAATCTCCTTTAACTTCATTTAAAGAGCTGAGCATTAAAATGAGAATTGGCTTGATATCTTTGATTGTATTGTTGATTCTTCCAGCTAGCTATTCGGCAGTTACTCTGACAATAGAACAAGCGCGCAAAGAAGGGATCAAACAGTTTGTAGGAAAAGAGTTCGCCAATTATACGGTTATTAATCAAGTCTACAAGTCAAGTAACAATGAATTGGTCTTGACGGTTGTTGGAGATCCGATTTCAGAAGAAGAATTAGAAACACTCCACCAAAAACAAGCCTCTTACGGTATTCAATCTGTTCAATTGAAAGTGAATCAAGTTCAGAACTCGCCAACATTAGATAGTGAAGCGACCAAGGAATTTTATGAAAACATTGACAAGTATATTGATCAAAAACTCTCTGAAAAAGATTCACAAAACGATCTCGTAAAAGAAAATGAAGCAGACAAGGATTGA
- the rpmF gene encoding 50S ribosomal protein L32, producing the protein MAVPARRTSKAKKNKRRTHYKVTAPSVNFDETTGDYSRSHRVSLKGYYKGRKIAKAASAE; encoded by the coding sequence ATGGCAGTACCTGCACGTCGCACCTCAAAAGCGAAGAAAAACAAACGTCGTACACACTACAAAGTAACAGCTCCATCTGTAAACTTTGACGAAACTACTGGAGATTACTCACGTTCTCACCGCGTATCACTTAAAGGATACTACAAAGGACGTAAAATCGCTAAAGCTGCATCAGCTGAATAA
- a CDS encoding helix-turn-helix domain-containing protein, translating into MNNEEKWASMEELCKHLGLSRDTVKKMIHTQNLPAYKIERKWKFKISEVDSWIRKNNRITDAE; encoded by the coding sequence ATGAACAACGAAGAAAAATGGGCATCAATGGAGGAACTTTGTAAGCATCTTGGTCTAAGCAGAGATACTGTAAAAAAGATGATTCACACGCAGAATCTTCCTGCCTATAAAATAGAAAGAAAATGGAAATTTAAGATTAGCGAAGTTGATTCGTGGATTCGAAAAAACAATCGAATTACCGATGCAGAATAA
- a CDS encoding CadD family cadmium resistance transporter produces MVQNVVTSIILYSGTAVDLLIILMLFFAKRKSRKDIINIYLGQFLGSVSLILLSLLFAFVLNYIPSKEILGLLGLIPIFLGLKVLLLGDSDGEAIAKDGLRKDNKNLIFLVAMITFASCGADNIGVFVPYFITLNLANLIVALLTFLVMIYLLVFSAQKLAQVPSVGETLEKYSRWFIAVVYLGLGMYILIENNSFNMLRTVFG; encoded by the coding sequence ATGGTTCAAAATGTTGTTACTTCAATAATCCTGTATTCTGGGACAGCCGTAGACTTACTTATTATCCTAATGTTATTTTTTGCCAAAAGAAAAAGCAGAAAAGACATCATTAACATCTATTTAGGACAATTTCTAGGCTCTGTTAGTCTAATATTGCTAAGTTTACTTTTTGCATTTGTCTTAAATTATATTCCTAGTAAAGAGATTTTAGGTTTGCTCGGTTTGATTCCAATTTTCCTAGGACTCAAAGTTTTGCTTTTAGGAGATTCTGATGGAGAAGCTATTGCAAAAGATGGTTTGCGCAAAGATAATAAAAACCTGATTTTTCTAGTCGCTATGATTACTTTTGCAAGTTGTGGTGCTGACAATATTGGTGTTTTTGTCCCATATTTTATTACCTTAAATTTAGCGAATTTGATAGTGGCTTTACTTACCTTTCTAGTCATGATTTATCTCTTGGTTTTTTCTGCCCAAAAATTGGCACAAGTCCCTTCTGTTGGAGAAACTTTGGAAAAATATAGCAGATGGTTTATTGCCGTTGTTTATTTAGGACTGGGGATGTATATCCTGATTGAAAACAACAGCTTTAACATGCTAAGGACTGTGTTCGGCTAG